TTCTAAATGATGTATCGAAAGGGATGAAATTATCATGTCAAATGAGTTATCGAAATTATATGTTAAATAGTCCTCAGCAATATATTTGAAGTTATTTAATCCCATAAATCTGTTTTTTGCGATTTTAAGCATTTCTTCTGAAAGATCAACTAAAGTAAATTCTCCTTGTGGAAATTTTTCTAATAAGTATTTTGTGAGTAAACCGGTTCCCGCACCTAAATCAAGTATCTTTGGATCTTCTTTTTTAGAATTAGCAAGATTTCTTGTTATATTATAAAGGTCATCAAAGCAGGGAATAATTAGCTTACGTATTTTATCATATTTATCTGCATTTTCGTCAAATTTTTCTTTTAAAGTTTTATTTGACATTTATACACCATATATTATAGTCTATATTCGCTTAAAGCTCTTTTAAATATATTTAATCCTTCTTTCATCTCTTCTTTAGATATATTCAAAGCAGGAAATATCCTCATTACCTTGCCCTGTGTAATATTTAAAATAAGTCCATTATCCAGACATTTTGAATTTAAAGAATCTGCAGTTTCTTCATCAACCAGTTCTATTGCAATTAATAATCCTTTGCCACGTATGTCTTTTATAATATCTGGATGGTCATTTTGCATTTCTTTTAATTCTTTAAATGCAAATTTACTTACTTCTTCAACATTTTCCCAGATTTTATTATCTAACATATATTTGATTACAGAGTATGCAACTGCACAACCAAGCGGGTTTCCACAATATGTTCCGCCATGGTCTCCTATTTCAAACTTATTATTCAGTTCTTCTGTAATTGCGAATGCGCCAAAAGGAAATCCTCCTGCA
The DNA window shown above is from Methanobacterium sp. and carries:
- a CDS encoding methyltransferase domain-containing protein, which translates into the protein MSNKTLKEKFDENADKYDKIRKLIIPCFDDLYNITRNLANSKKEDPKILDLGAGTGLLTKYLLEKFPQGEFTLVDLSEEMLKIAKNRFMGLNNFKYIAEDYLTYNFDNSFDMIISSLSIHHLEDENKKKLYKKAYDSLNHEGIFLNADQVIGPTPDVDKSYQENWMQKIEENNFTGPEKDTAMERMKFDNPATLEDNLKWLNDCGFKDVDVYYKYYNFCIFYGKKFE